Proteins co-encoded in one Chroococcidiopsis sp. TS-821 genomic window:
- a CDS encoding cupin domain-containing protein yields the protein MDQQPPFLLKASAIDSIEEIEFHHPLNPNSELYMRTISRIVGLERIGVTIARVPPGKESFIYHLHRHEEEWIYILAGKGIAEIGDSEYEVAAGDFMGFGLPQQPHHLRNPFSEDLVYLMGGERKDCDIGIFPRLGKRAIRDGDLAYIVDDSMLQDFWSSKVSSD from the coding sequence ATGGATCAGCAACCACCTTTCCTACTCAAAGCATCAGCCATCGACTCCATCGAGGAAATCGAATTTCATCACCCACTCAACCCGAATTCAGAACTCTATATGCGGACGATTAGTCGTATCGTTGGTCTTGAGCGGATAGGAGTAACAATCGCCCGCGTACCACCAGGTAAGGAATCATTCATATATCATTTGCATCGTCACGAGGAAGAATGGATTTATATCCTCGCGGGTAAAGGTATTGCAGAAATTGGCGACAGTGAATACGAAGTTGCAGCAGGTGACTTTATGGGCTTTGGGTTACCGCAACAACCACACCATCTCCGTAATCCTTTTAGTGAAGATCTTGTTTATCTTATGGGTGGTGAAAGAAAAGATTGCGATATCGGCATTTTTCCTCGGTTGGGCAAACGTGCGATCCGCGATGGTGATTTAGCCTACATTGTTGACGATTCGATGCTACAGGATTTTTGGAGTAGCAAAGTTAGTAGTGACTAA
- a CDS encoding glucose-6-phosphate isomerase translates to MDAATLWQRYQDWLYYHAGLEFYLDVSRMRFDDAFVAQLQPKFEKAFQDMAALEGGAIANPDENRMVGHYWLRNPDLAPTPEIKQDITQTIEQIETFTRKIHSGAIHPPQAPRFTDILSIGIGGSALGPQFVAEALAPDFPPLGIHFIDNSDPAGIDRVLTRLRNRLASTLVIVISKSGGTPEPRNGMLEVKRVYAGQNLDFSHYAIAITTPDSKLDQLAKSEKWLATFPMFDWVGGRTSEMSAVGLLPAALQGIDIQAMLAGAKEMDDATRVPDLKNNPAALLALSWYYAGNGRGEKDMVVLPYKDSLLLFSRYLQQLVMESLGKEKDLDGNVVNQGIAVYGNKGSTDQHAYVQQLREGVPNFFVTFIEVLEDRQGSSPEIEPGATSGDYLSGFLQGTRQALYDNHRDSITVTIPQVNPRTVGALIALYDRAVGLYGSLINVNAYHQPGVEAGKKAAAAVLDLQKRVLQILEDESRSISIAELAEKAQATDQVETIYKILRHLYANKRGVILNGNFGEPGSLTVTVN, encoded by the coding sequence ATGGATGCTGCAACGCTGTGGCAACGTTACCAAGACTGGCTTTATTACCATGCAGGTTTGGAATTTTATTTAGATGTCAGTCGCATGAGATTTGATGATGCTTTTGTCGCGCAATTGCAACCCAAGTTTGAAAAAGCGTTTCAAGATATGGCAGCTCTAGAAGGAGGCGCGATCGCCAATCCTGATGAAAACCGGATGGTAGGTCACTACTGGTTGCGCAACCCCGATCTTGCCCCAACACCGGAAATCAAACAAGATATTACGCAAACGATTGAACAAATCGAAACATTTACCCGCAAAATTCATAGCGGTGCAATTCACCCGCCACAAGCCCCGCGCTTTACCGACATTCTCTCGATTGGGATTGGCGGTTCAGCTTTGGGACCGCAATTTGTTGCCGAAGCCCTCGCCCCAGACTTTCCCCCACTGGGAATTCACTTTATTGACAACTCCGACCCCGCAGGAATTGACCGCGTTTTGACTCGCTTGCGTAACCGCCTAGCAAGCACATTAGTCATTGTCATTTCTAAATCGGGTGGAACTCCAGAACCGCGCAACGGAATGCTCGAAGTTAAAAGAGTTTATGCAGGGCAAAATTTAGATTTTTCTCACTATGCGATCGCCATCACCACTCCCGATAGCAAACTAGACCAATTGGCGAAATCTGAAAAATGGCTAGCCACCTTTCCCATGTTCGACTGGGTAGGCGGACGTACCTCAGAAATGTCCGCTGTCGGCTTGCTACCTGCGGCGCTACAAGGAATCGATATCCAAGCGATGCTAGCTGGAGCCAAGGAAATGGATGATGCAACGCGCGTCCCCGATCTAAAAAACAATCCAGCGGCTCTACTTGCATTGAGTTGGTACTACGCTGGTAACGGGCGCGGTGAAAAAGACATGGTAGTCCTACCTTACAAAGACAGCTTACTATTATTTAGCCGCTATTTGCAACAGTTGGTCATGGAATCGCTGGGCAAAGAAAAAGACTTGGATGGTAACGTTGTCAATCAAGGAATTGCGGTTTACGGTAACAAGGGATCGACCGATCAACACGCCTATGTACAGCAGTTACGCGAAGGCGTGCCAAATTTCTTTGTCACCTTTATTGAAGTTTTAGAAGACCGCCAAGGATCTTCACCTGAAATCGAACCAGGAGCAACATCCGGTGATTACCTATCAGGTTTCCTCCAGGGAACGCGTCAAGCCTTGTACGATAACCATCGCGATTCGATTACCGTCACAATTCCACAAGTCAATCCACGTACGGTAGGCGCGCTGATTGCGCTTTACGATCGCGCTGTTGGTTTGTATGGTTCTCTTATTAATGTCAATGCTTACCATCAACCAGGTGTCGAAGCTGGCAAAAAAGCGGCTGCTGCGGTTTTAGATTTGCAAAAACGTGTCTTACAAATTCTGGAAGACGAAAGTCGTTCAATTTCCATCGCTGAACTTGCAGAAAAAGCTCAAGCAACTGACCAAGTTGAGACTATTTATAAAATCTTGCGTCACCTCTATGCAAACAAACGCGGTGTAATTCTCAACGGTAACTTCGGCGAGCCTGGTAGTTTAACGGTGACAGTTAATTAG
- a CDS encoding ABC transporter ATP-binding protein yields the protein MVSNSQSQTPLLAASGLVKSFGGIKAVDNAEITVAPGSITGLIGPNGAGKTTLFNLLSNFIRPDKGRVIFDGEPIQELQSHKIAQQGMVRTFQVARTLSRLSVMENMLLAAQNQLGENFWQVQLRPHIIKKQERQLQQRAMLLLESVGLAHMAYEYAGALSGGQRKLLEMARALMTQPKLILLDEPAAGVNPTLINQICDRIQTWNREGMTFLIIEHNMDVIMSLCDRVWVLAEGRNLAVGTPSEIQSNPQVLAAYLGH from the coding sequence TTGGTAAGTAATTCGCAGTCACAAACACCATTACTAGCAGCAAGTGGTTTAGTTAAAAGCTTTGGTGGCATCAAAGCAGTTGACAATGCTGAAATTACTGTAGCACCAGGTAGTATCACAGGGTTAATTGGTCCCAATGGTGCAGGGAAAACGACATTGTTTAATTTGTTGTCAAACTTTATTCGCCCAGATAAAGGGCGCGTGATTTTTGATGGCGAACCGATTCAAGAGTTACAATCGCACAAAATTGCGCAACAAGGAATGGTGCGGACGTTTCAGGTAGCCCGAACACTTTCGCGGCTATCGGTGATGGAAAATATGCTGCTAGCAGCGCAAAACCAACTTGGGGAAAACTTTTGGCAAGTACAGTTACGACCGCACATTATTAAAAAGCAAGAACGTCAACTGCAACAACGGGCAATGTTGCTTTTAGAATCGGTTGGGTTAGCGCATATGGCGTATGAGTATGCAGGGGCGCTATCAGGAGGACAGCGCAAGTTACTGGAAATGGCGCGGGCTTTGATGACGCAACCGAAGTTAATTTTATTAGACGAACCTGCGGCGGGGGTGAATCCCACATTGATTAATCAAATCTGCGATCGCATCCAAACTTGGAACCGCGAGGGAATGACGTTTTTGATTATCGAACACAATATGGATGTGATTATGTCCTTGTGCGATCGCGTTTGGGTACTTGCAGAAGGTCGCAATCTGGCGGTTGGTACTCCGAGTGAAATTCAAAGTAATCCACAAGTTTTAGCAGCGTATTTAGGTCACTAG
- a CDS encoding cupin — translation MSSVRGVEIRLLSAVKGGMTEFYTPQSSHETMLVQIPPNTIDDLFVHKTQTDQLLVVKGSFVLVVLVNRRYQYIPLSDRKPTVVKIPPGVLHGAINLSPEPCVLVNAVLRHHPAADKDYQPHKPPFPYDIEAAKAVLARDAQADRAIA, via the coding sequence ATGAGTTCGGTCAGGGGTGTCGAAATTCGTCTGCTATCAGCAGTAAAAGGGGGTATGACTGAATTTTATACCCCTCAGTCAAGTCACGAAACAATGCTGGTACAGATTCCACCAAATACAATTGACGATCTTTTTGTTCATAAAACACAAACTGACCAACTATTGGTAGTCAAAGGAAGTTTTGTATTAGTGGTGTTAGTGAATCGCCGTTATCAATACATACCCTTGAGCGATCGCAAACCTACGGTAGTCAAAATACCCCCAGGCGTATTGCACGGAGCAATAAATTTATCTCCTGAACCTTGCGTATTAGTCAATGCAGTATTGCGTCATCATCCTGCAGCTGATAAAGACTACCAACCGCACAAACCACCGTTTCCGTATGATATCGAAGCAGCAAAGGCAGTTTTAGCAAGAGATGCACAAGCAGATCGGGCGATCGCATAG
- a CDS encoding iron uptake porin, which translates to MSKVLRRMANYSLFVLHFLLYQFTSAANASEANPDNLLTQSNSASTPEMAQVTSVSQLSDVQPTDWAFQALQSLVERYGCIAGYPDGTYRGNRALTRYEFAAGLNACLNRVNELIAAATSDQLSREDLATLQRLQEEFAAELASLRGRVDALEAQTAELEANQFSTTTRLVGEVITYIGDAFGETAGDINNTTLGYRARLNFDTSFSGQDRLRTRLQATNLRLFDSGGTFGGSQGTREGQDVTDPPELFGFGNTGETRVAPSSIAQSGEVILTTLQYQFPVSDRLRIYLEANGTDPTSITDPISPFSITATGAVSNFGQLNPVYFSIGNRAGIGANFLVTPELSLDFGYLGGTNANNPGPGSGLFNGDYSAFTQLVYSSDRARVGLFYLNGYSRNFGVDTLAGSNPAKVIVVNDVNNPENNLNNPIVANVYGAQLNFRVFEGFEIGGWVGYTAARAVGEIKGDADIWNYAVTLHFPDLFREGNAGGIVVGMQPRLTGTSNAVLAAAIGLPDGQRSDRDTGLHLEAFYRYQLTDNISITPGVFWLTAPNHDARNPDVVIGVIRTSFIF; encoded by the coding sequence GTGTCAAAAGTATTACGCCGAATGGCGAATTATAGCCTATTTGTACTGCATTTTTTACTGTATCAATTCACAAGCGCTGCGAATGCTTCAGAAGCAAATCCAGATAACCTCTTAACTCAGTCTAATTCTGCATCAACGCCAGAAATGGCGCAAGTGACGTCGGTTTCCCAACTTTCCGACGTACAGCCCACAGATTGGGCGTTTCAAGCGTTACAATCGTTGGTTGAGCGTTATGGTTGCATTGCAGGATATCCTGATGGAACTTATCGCGGTAATCGCGCATTGACACGTTATGAATTTGCGGCGGGGTTGAATGCGTGTTTGAATCGCGTTAACGAACTGATCGCCGCAGCGACAAGCGATCAACTAAGTCGGGAAGATTTAGCTACTCTCCAAAGATTACAAGAAGAATTTGCGGCTGAACTAGCTAGCTTGCGCGGCAGAGTCGATGCTTTAGAAGCCCAAACCGCCGAACTTGAAGCAAATCAGTTTTCTACCACGACAAGACTTGTAGGCGAAGTTATTACCTATATTGGTGATGCTTTTGGTGAAACTGCGGGTGATATTAATAATACAACGTTGGGTTATCGCGCGCGCCTCAATTTTGATACTAGTTTTAGCGGACAAGATCGCTTGCGAACTCGCCTACAAGCGACGAATTTAAGATTATTCGATTCAGGCGGAACCTTTGGCGGTAGTCAAGGAACTCGTGAGGGACAAGACGTTACAGATCCACCAGAACTGTTTGGGTTTGGCAATACAGGTGAAACGCGCGTAGCACCTAGTAGTATTGCCCAGAGTGGTGAAGTTATCTTAACTACATTGCAGTATCAGTTTCCTGTAAGCGATCGCTTGCGCATTTACTTAGAAGCAAACGGAACCGATCCAACATCCATTACCGATCCAATTAGTCCATTTTCTATTACGGCAACAGGTGCAGTATCTAACTTTGGACAACTTAATCCAGTGTATTTCTCTATTGGCAATCGTGCTGGTATTGGGGCAAACTTTTTAGTCACGCCAGAACTCAGCTTAGACTTTGGCTATTTAGGAGGAACCAACGCCAACAACCCAGGTCCAGGTTCAGGTTTATTCAATGGCGATTACAGTGCGTTTACCCAGTTAGTTTACAGCAGCGATCGCGCTAGAGTTGGTTTATTTTATCTCAATGGTTACTCTCGTAATTTTGGCGTTGATACGCTTGCAGGTAGCAATCCTGCGAAAGTAATTGTTGTCAACGATGTCAACAACCCAGAAAATAACTTGAATAATCCAATCGTTGCTAACGTCTACGGCGCACAACTCAATTTCCGCGTTTTTGAAGGATTTGAAATCGGTGGTTGGGTAGGTTATACTGCAGCGCGGGCTGTGGGTGAAATTAAAGGCGATGCTGATATCTGGAATTATGCTGTAACGTTGCATTTTCCTGATTTATTCCGCGAAGGCAATGCCGGTGGTATTGTGGTAGGGATGCAACCACGCTTAACAGGCACGAGTAACGCAGTTTTAGCCGCAGCGATTGGTTTACCCGACGGGCAAAGAAGCGATCGCGATACAGGTTTACACCTCGAAGCCTTTTACCGCTATCAATTGACCGATAATATCTCAATTACACCTGGCGTCTTTTGGTTAACTGCACCAAACCACGACGCGCGCAATCCTGATGTTGTGATTGGCGTCATCAGAACTTCATTCATATTCTAG
- the sfsA gene encoding DNA/RNA nuclease SfsA has protein sequence MILYRYPTLYPGVLLKRYKRFFADIQLESGEVVTAHCPNTGPMTGISQPGSTVQVSYSDNPKRSLKYTWEMILVNDNEPTWVGVNTSLPNRIVKLALEQNLFPQLGSYDQIRFEVPYGIDTKSRVDFVLTGDRTTYIEVKSTTWVNWRTALFPDTETTRGQKHLRELTALIPASDAVMLYFINRGDCTAFAPGDSADPIYGQLLRAAIALGLKVLPCRFNITPESIEYLGLAELKI, from the coding sequence ATGATTCTTTACCGCTATCCAACGTTGTATCCTGGTGTGTTGCTGAAACGCTACAAGCGGTTTTTTGCTGATATTCAGTTGGAATCTGGTGAAGTTGTTACAGCGCATTGTCCAAATACTGGACCAATGACAGGAATTAGTCAACCTGGTAGTACTGTACAGGTATCTTATAGCGACAATCCAAAGCGATCGCTGAAGTACACCTGGGAAATGATTCTCGTCAACGACAATGAGCCTACTTGGGTAGGTGTGAATACAAGTTTACCGAATCGGATTGTCAAGTTAGCCCTAGAACAAAATTTGTTTCCTCAATTGGGAAGTTACGACCAAATTCGCTTTGAAGTTCCCTACGGTATAGACACCAAAAGTCGCGTCGATTTTGTGTTGACGGGCGATCGCACAACATACATCGAAGTCAAAAGTACCACTTGGGTAAACTGGCGAACCGCGTTATTTCCTGACACAGAAACAACACGCGGACAAAAACATTTACGCGAACTTACCGCATTAATACCAGCAAGTGATGCAGTGATGTTGTACTTTATCAATCGCGGTGATTGTACCGCGTTTGCACCTGGAGATAGCGCCGATCCAATTTACGGTCAACTATTGCGCGCAGCGATCGCATTAGGTTTAAAAGTACTACCGTGTCGCTTCAACATTACCCCCGAAAGTATCGAGTATTTAGGATTAGCTGAACTAAAAATCTAA
- a CDS encoding branched-chain amino acid ABC transporter permease, whose translation MIQNLSGWVGYLIFLIISTAVFALFSLGLNLQWGFTGLINFGHVAFMTVGAYTTVLLTLHGVPLIVAALAGAGAAALLGLIIGLSTLRLRQDYLAIVTIGVSELLRLVVNNQDLPTGNGFTPGSFGVQGYPLPLASFDPTLLTRLGMIALLTFVVGVCYWRLGKWVKNRQGNTLPAQKQKQDKKSSLRLVLGILAAGLILVLYLAAAIALYNYTSYANAGLMLISVLVLALVFWRLEVLVRSPWGRVLKAIREDEDVATALGKNVFWYKLQALMLGGAIAGVSGALLAWQLTTIYPDNFQPQITFDAWTMVILGGAGNNVGTLLGAVIYWAYDAITRFALPAIFPLDEARLGAFRIMVIGLILMLLMLWRPQGILGKKEELTLGK comes from the coding sequence ATGATCCAGAATTTGTCAGGTTGGGTTGGTTATTTGATTTTTCTCATCATCTCAACTGCTGTTTTTGCCTTATTTAGTTTGGGCTTAAATTTGCAGTGGGGATTTACCGGACTCATCAACTTTGGTCATGTTGCGTTCATGACTGTGGGTGCTTATACGACGGTTTTGCTAACCTTACACGGCGTTCCTCTGATTGTAGCCGCACTTGCAGGGGCGGGGGCTGCCGCATTGTTAGGATTGATTATTGGCTTATCTACATTGCGTTTACGGCAAGATTATCTGGCAATTGTCACGATTGGTGTTTCTGAACTACTACGATTAGTTGTCAACAATCAGGATTTACCCACAGGAAACGGGTTTACCCCAGGTTCGTTTGGCGTACAAGGCTATCCTTTACCACTCGCCAGTTTTGACCCGACGTTACTGACACGACTGGGTATGATTGCGCTATTAACGTTTGTTGTTGGAGTATGTTATTGGCGTTTGGGAAAATGGGTAAAAAATAGACAAGGCAATACCTTACCCGCACAAAAGCAAAAGCAGGACAAAAAATCTTCATTGCGATTGGTGTTAGGGATTTTGGCAGCGGGATTGATCTTAGTGTTGTATCTTGCAGCAGCGATCGCACTCTATAATTACACGAGTTATGCCAATGCGGGGTTGATGCTAATTTCGGTTTTGGTGTTGGCGTTGGTATTTTGGCGGCTAGAAGTGTTGGTGCGATCGCCTTGGGGAAGAGTTCTCAAAGCAATTCGGGAAGATGAAGATGTGGCGACAGCGTTGGGAAAAAACGTGTTTTGGTACAAGTTGCAAGCACTGATGTTGGGAGGTGCGATCGCAGGAGTTTCGGGTGCATTGTTAGCATGGCAACTAACAACGATTTATCCTGATAATTTCCAACCCCAAATTACGTTTGATGCTTGGACGATGGTCATTTTAGGTGGTGCAGGAAATAATGTAGGTACGTTACTCGGTGCGGTGATTTACTGGGCGTACGATGCGATTACGCGCTTTGCTTTACCTGCCATTTTCCCTCTCGATGAAGCGCGCTTAGGTGCGTTTCGGATTATGGTGATTGGGTTAATTTTGATGTTACTCATGCTGTGGCGTCCACAAGGAATTTTAGGCAAGAAGGAGGAATTAACACTTGGTAAGTAA
- a CDS encoding MBL fold metallo-hydrolase, producing MNNKSVCDSWFATQKISDLLYCINEIHYWEWNRANIWLIKGQKQDLLIDTGLGVASLRQYIASLIDKPLLAIASHIHFDHAGGIHEFDDIAIHTAEADALRHGDCHAALCNPESGWILDEHFSQLPYPGFTATQYTFHAAEPTQLLQAGDVIDLGDRAFEILHLPGHSPGCIALYDPFSQELFSGDIIYDGDLLDQLPGSDISAYIASYEYLQHLPVEIVYPGHYHMFGEQRMHELIADYLEAKRQPGCPQEHLSCNPQ from the coding sequence GTGAACAATAAATCAGTATGTGATAGTTGGTTTGCAACTCAAAAAATTAGCGATCTCCTCTACTGCATCAACGAAATTCACTACTGGGAATGGAATCGGGCGAATATCTGGTTAATCAAAGGACAAAAGCAAGATTTACTCATTGATACAGGTTTAGGGGTTGCGAGTCTGCGGCAATATATCGCAAGTTTAATCGATAAACCGCTGCTGGCGATCGCTTCGCACATCCATTTCGATCACGCGGGGGGAATTCACGAATTTGACGATATTGCGATTCACACCGCCGAAGCTGATGCTTTGCGTCACGGAGATTGTCACGCAGCTTTGTGCAATCCTGAATCAGGTTGGATACTCGACGAACACTTTTCGCAATTACCTTACCCAGGTTTTACCGCGACACAATACACATTTCATGCAGCCGAACCAACGCAATTACTGCAAGCAGGAGACGTTATTGATTTAGGCGATCGCGCTTTTGAAATTTTACACCTGCCTGGGCACTCTCCAGGTTGCATTGCCTTATACGATCCATTTAGCCAAGAACTCTTTTCCGGCGATATCATTTACGACGGCGATTTACTCGATCAACTTCCTGGTAGCGATATTTCCGCCTACATTGCATCTTACGAATACCTACAGCACTTACCCGTAGAAATCGTCTACCCTGGACATTACCATATGTTCGGCGAACAACGAATGCACGAACTCATTGCCGACTATCTCGAAGCTAAACGTCAACCAGGATGTCCTCAAGAACATCTTAGCTGCAACCCTCAATAG
- a CDS encoding serine/threonine-protein kinase: MLHSRQILQGRYQLQGKLKDSLLKQTWLAVDLATRPTTLVVIKLLTFTKATHWEELKLFERQAQVLQQLNHPQIPRYRDEFWLEPQASAYVLVQEYIPGRSVAHLLQQRWSEAQIRQLATQVLDILAYLHELHPPVIHRDIKPSNLIWGDDNKVYLVDFGGVQDQTVSPGATFTIIGTYGYTPLEQFGGKAIPASDLYALGATLIHLLTGITPAELPQHNLQLQFAELVNCSPSLVSWLQKMTEPALEKRFGCARQALAALESDIVLNATTLVNNSGQGGLFNASITVPAEIQGWNWGAFLLAPFWLVANRVWIGLLAWVPLFGFWMAIALGVKGNEWAWKSRRWESIEHFQKYQERWAIAGITTGIAVNLVVWHLGILFLLSTLF; the protein is encoded by the coding sequence ATGCTGCATAGCAGACAAATTTTACAAGGGCGCTATCAACTGCAAGGAAAACTCAAAGATTCGCTACTCAAGCAAACTTGGCTAGCAGTCGATCTGGCGACACGACCAACAACGCTTGTCGTTATTAAACTACTAACTTTCACAAAAGCTACACACTGGGAAGAGTTAAAACTCTTTGAACGTCAAGCCCAGGTACTTCAGCAGTTGAATCATCCGCAAATTCCAAGATATCGAGATGAGTTTTGGTTGGAACCGCAAGCATCTGCTTATGTTCTCGTTCAAGAGTACATTCCTGGTAGATCAGTCGCACATTTACTGCAACAACGTTGGAGTGAAGCACAAATCCGCCAACTTGCAACACAGGTATTAGATATTTTGGCATACCTCCACGAGTTACATCCGCCAGTCATTCATCGCGATATCAAACCGAGTAATTTAATTTGGGGTGATGACAATAAAGTTTATTTAGTTGATTTTGGTGGAGTTCAAGATCAAACTGTATCGCCAGGCGCAACTTTCACAATTATTGGAACTTATGGTTATACACCACTAGAACAATTTGGCGGTAAAGCCATTCCTGCGTCGGATTTGTATGCTTTGGGTGCAACTTTAATTCATTTACTTACTGGGATAACGCCCGCAGAATTGCCGCAACATAACTTACAACTGCAATTTGCAGAATTGGTAAATTGTAGTCCTAGTTTGGTGAGTTGGTTGCAGAAAATGACTGAACCTGCACTAGAAAAACGATTTGGTTGTGCGCGTCAAGCGCTAGCTGCTTTAGAATCAGACATTGTGCTTAATGCAACTACTTTAGTAAATAACTCTGGTCAGGGTGGTTTATTTAATGCATCGATAACTGTACCCGCAGAAATTCAAGGCTGGAACTGGGGCGCTTTTTTACTTGCACCATTTTGGTTAGTCGCGAATCGCGTGTGGATAGGGCTGTTGGCGTGGGTTCCGCTATTTGGATTTTGGATGGCGATCGCCCTTGGTGTTAAAGGTAATGAATGGGCGTGGAAAAGTCGCCGTTGGGAAAGTATTGAACACTTTCAAAAGTATCAAGAACGCTGGGCGATCGCCGGAATTACAACAGGAATTGCTGTTAACCTTGTCGTTTGGCACTTGGGAATCCTGTTTTTACTTTCAACTCTTTTCTAA
- a CDS encoding fatty acid desaturase yields MVSATAAKAISKIDPSYYLHHKKPLWNAIAIAYTLGGYGSAIALFLSSNLWLNLLGVLLLAHSLVISAYLSHEFMHGTIFADRKWNAIGGNVMLWLNGGCYARFKDLTQDHIAHHINRVDFAAFDIADLMNKLPAFIRKIILGLEWLHFPSVSFIFQWRSIFAPFWEPQRRDERGRIVTLLIVRGLLFTGLAVISLKALALYFLGYVGMITVLRFVDAFQHTYEAIPVGSPLPKRDYAYEQANTFSNVISRRYWWLNLLLLNFGYHNAHHELMKCPWHSLHELDREIFTGEEVHYVTLPQLLGNYHRFRIARIFSDQGTAIDEEGNLQLEKFYGAIGVSFLVKF; encoded by the coding sequence ATGGTGTCCGCTACCGCAGCCAAAGCAATTTCTAAAATCGATCCGTCATACTATTTGCATCACAAAAAGCCCCTATGGAATGCAATAGCGATCGCATACACTTTAGGTGGTTATGGAAGTGCGATCGCCTTATTCTTATCTTCCAACTTGTGGCTAAATCTCTTGGGAGTATTGCTACTCGCGCATAGCTTAGTGATCTCAGCATATCTATCCCACGAGTTCATGCACGGCACGATTTTTGCCGATCGCAAGTGGAACGCCATTGGTGGTAACGTTATGCTGTGGCTAAACGGTGGCTGCTACGCGCGATTTAAAGATTTAACGCAAGATCACATTGCACATCACATCAATCGCGTTGATTTTGCGGCGTTTGATATTGCGGATTTGATGAACAAACTACCCGCATTTATTCGCAAGATAATTTTAGGACTAGAGTGGCTGCACTTTCCAAGTGTGTCTTTTATCTTTCAGTGGCGCAGTATTTTTGCACCATTTTGGGAACCGCAACGACGCGATGAACGCGGCAGAATTGTTACGCTTCTCATTGTACGCGGATTGCTGTTTACTGGATTAGCAGTAATTTCTCTCAAAGCCCTAGCATTATATTTTCTGGGGTATGTTGGGATGATTACAGTGCTACGATTTGTTGATGCTTTTCAACATACTTATGAAGCAATTCCTGTCGGTTCGCCGTTACCAAAACGAGATTATGCATACGAACAAGCCAACACGTTTTCTAACGTGATTTCGCGACGTTACTGGTGGCTAAACTTGCTACTTTTAAACTTCGGCTATCACAACGCGCATCACGAACTGATGAAATGTCCTTGGCATAGTTTACACGAACTTGACCGCGAGATATTTACAGGTGAAGAAGTTCACTACGTTACGCTACCGCAATTATTAGGAAACTACCATCGCTTTCGGATAGCGCGAATTTTCTCGGATCAAGGTACTGCAATTGACGAAGAAGGTAACTTGCAATTAGAAAAGTTTTATGGTGCGATCGGTGTGTCGTTCTTAGTGAAGTTTTAA
- a CDS encoding GAF domain-containing protein, whose translation MQLPAALETVFADNSEPDAIFQALLPALCNELQTDRCFLYLRNPHNQKGKVAYCWRRSAEIPDVTDSEWSKEPESLAAEDPLFSAALQAKPSVYVEDVETANPEVVNLAFERKHFGHRALIHAHLCEDDLLWGILQPCIFGKPRAWSESDRAIITELEQRLTPLAITYVKTVGM comes from the coding sequence ATGCAATTACCCGCAGCTTTGGAAACCGTTTTTGCAGATAATAGCGAACCTGATGCAATTTTTCAGGCGTTATTACCTGCATTATGTAACGAGTTGCAAACGGATCGGTGTTTTCTGTATCTGCGCAATCCGCACAATCAAAAGGGAAAAGTAGCATACTGCTGGCGACGCAGTGCGGAAATTCCTGATGTTACAGATTCAGAATGGAGTAAAGAACCTGAATCACTCGCCGCAGAAGATCCGTTATTTTCCGCCGCGTTACAAGCTAAGCCTTCAGTTTATGTAGAAGATGTCGAAACGGCAAATCCGGAAGTTGTCAATTTAGCATTTGAACGCAAACATTTTGGTCATCGCGCCTTAATTCACGCTCACTTGTGCGAAGATGATTTATTATGGGGAATTTTGCAACCGTGTATTTTTGGTAAACCCAGAGCGTGGAGTGAAAGCGATCGCGCTATCATTACAGAATTAGAACAAAGATTGACACCACTAGCCATAACTTACGTCAAGACTGTAGGGATGTAA